Genomic segment of Populus nigra chromosome 6, ddPopNigr1.1, whole genome shotgun sequence:
GAAGAATATACGTTTGGAATATTGATGAAAGAGTTTTAGGATCTTGTTAgaacagtgataataataagAGCTGTTTCTAAAACAACGTCCATGCAGGCAGCATTTGGTTTCTCATTTTTATAGTCTGAAATACCAATATGGTTAGTGAGCATTGGCTGTGACTATTTTGAGCAGATGAAAGGTGAGAAGGAGCTCATTGAGAAAATACTGCAGactgaaataaatatattccGTTCAATTCGAGATGGAAGTGGGCTTATGCAGCATATGGAGGATTTCTATTACATCACACTGCTTGAGGTACATATCATTTTGTCAAATGATTATTTTCATCCAGTTGATTAgagtaaataatatatttgatttccTTGATGGTTACATGTGGTAAATGTGGCCCAATTAATTCTCTCCCCTTATTAAAAGTTGCACGTATCTGTGCCCCTAAAAGCTTTTACACAATCAGTAGCTGTAATCCTCCTCCAAATATCCAGTATAGCATTGTTGGAGTGATTCACTCTGTAGTCTTTTGTCCATTTATTAAACTGCTAGTGTTAAGTATTCCCACAGGCCTTACATAATTACCAGTCTCCATGCTTGCTCAGATATTAATCTGTTTATGTTTTGCTTTTCCAGAACGTGAGATCAAACTACCAGCCTCTTGAAAGGGTAGAAAGCAGTGGAAGAGATAGCATCCCAACCAGCCAAGATGGCAGTAACATCTGAACGCTAGCAGCCAAAGTATATTCATGTACGTTCCTTCCTTTAATCAGTGCCGAAATAATTCTTCGGCAGATATCGGTCATTGTGTCTGTATGCATCATTTAGCAGTCTGCTAGTCTTTTAGGAAACCCATCAAAAGAATACATGGACAGAATTAATACGGGGTGGGGTAGGGAATAATGTACCTGTACAGCAAAGCTTTATTTCAAATTCAGATCACATTTTCATGACAACATATCTGATTGGATGTTGTGcactaaatatcaaaatactatTCAGCAGCAACTTCTTTTTTCCTGGTTTACCACCAAATTCCTTgatcatcttttcatcaaggCTTAATCCTCAGCTGCAGGTCCTAAACAAAATGAAGTCCATTGTCCAATTGAAGAGGATGGTTGGCCATCCAATATATAGTAGTGTTTTAAAGtcggtttgtttttatgtttcaaagatatttttaaaaaaaatttgaatttttttaaaattaatatatttttaatattttttaaattattttgatatgttaatatgaaaaataatttttaaaaaataaaaaatatatttttacaagcaaaaatatttggaaaagtAATGACTCCTATATTTCTAAACATTTCATTACTAATGCAAAGAAGTTTGGTCGGTCTTTGCTTGGGTTTACTTAATAAAATTACACAATCTTTCAATATTCGACTATATGTTTTTACTAGCAAAGCTAGTTATGCTTTTCTAGCCTGTTTCAAAAGTGCTGAATTGGGTTTGCTAAGAGAGAAGCTGGATGCCTTCCTACTGCTCATGATCTTCAAGCTTTGCCGCAGGATATCGACCTCTCTTGCCCTGCTGTATTCTTCATTCTCCACAAAAACTAATCGTGCTTTCAGCTCCTTAATACACCCCTCCTTGGCCTTCACTTCCATCCTTAGCTCCTCAATCATCTCTTCCTCTGCTCTCCGGTACAATCCATCTCCTGCAAAACAGAGTTGCAGCCATAAATCAGTGTCATTCATTGATTATATTTTCTGTACTGTCGTAGCTTCTTAATTAGTATATACTAGCATGATCAATTGACCAAAGAAGAGGTACAACTCCCTGTCGTGGTGGTCTGTAATCTTGGATTTCGTTTCCACATGTTTATGGATAGCAAAAGAAAATGTTCGACTCCTTTTTTCGAAAAAGGAAGTCCCATAAGTTTTATCACAGTGACGTGCTAAAACAGTAACGACTTTATAAGTGAAAAGATGCCAGCCACTTGTCACCACATATACACAGTAATACTTTATCATCAAGAgaatcaaaaacataaatttgggCCCATTGCTGGAAAACTCCAATCAACTTTTTAGGATGTTTGACAAAAGGAACTGGTGGAGCATGCCAATTCTAGCAGCGTATGCTATGCGCTAAACTCTCAGGTTTCTGCTACATTGAACGATAAAACTagaatatttgaaagaaattgcataaaaacacaaataattagtATGTGGACATGCACTAGATGTAGAGTGAGCTTAGGAAGAGGATATAGTTCACCCCCTCAAGAATCACTCTTGAGACAACATGGCATGAAATAAAGGGAATCTAGAGGGTTTGTCGATGTCTGTGAACCTCCAAGATTTGCACAGTGCATGCAATCGTGCAAAGGCTGTCTAAAACGCCGGCATcgacataaatttaatttaaataaagtaGAAAAACCCATCGTTGAATTTAAATCTAATAGTCTAATGACGGTAATTGACATAAACTCTTAAATCACTGGATTCAAATGAAACTGTAAAATTGATCGTTAAATCAAAATCTAGCAGTGTTAATAGACATCGAAAAACGCCGACACCGATGCAATAATATATGTGCATGAgcgtgcgtgcgtgtgtgtgaGTGTGCGTGCGTGCGAGTCCGGAAGAGGAGAGAGATGCACCACGGTGAGTACTCTGAATGAGATCATCAAGCTCGGCCTTGATGGCAAGGTAAAGCTTCTTCCACTTATCCACAGCCTCGTCGCGCCACACTCTCTCCTCCCTCATTTGCTCCACCAGGAAGCTAGGAGTCCCCAAGAATTCTCCATTTTTCTCACTTTTCTCTCCTACTGACCTATCCTCCATTACCCTGATCCTCTCATCTTTTTCTTCCACTGCCTTTCTCAATCTCTTTAGTTCCTCTTTGAGCTTCTTCCTCTCTTGCTTCCACTCTGCCTCT
This window contains:
- the LOC133697744 gene encoding uncharacterized protein LOC133697744 isoform X2, whose product is MDCFVGKKKSDQCEQGLRGLTEKVRLFQEEMEAMMYEREKETRAYEIDMMVFAFKEAEWKQERKKLKEELKRLRKAVEEKDERIRVMEDRSVGEKSEKNGEFLGTPSFLVEQMREERVWRDEAVDKWKKLYLAIKAELDDLIQSTHRDGLYRRAEEEMIEELRMEVKAKEGCIKELKARLVFVENEEYSRAREVDILRQSLKIMSSRKASSFSLSKPNSALLKQARKA
- the LOC133697744 gene encoding uncharacterized protein LOC133697744 isoform X3 — encoded protein: MDCFVGKKKSDQCEQGLRGLTEKVRLFQEEMEAMMYEREKETRAYEIDMMVFAFKEAEWKQERKKLKEELKRLRKAVEEKDERIRVMEDRSVGEKSEKNGEFLGTPSFLVEQMREERVWRDEAVDKWKKLYLAIKAELDDLIQRDGLYRRAEEEMIEELRMEVKAKEGCIKELKARLVFVENEEYSRAREVDILRQSLKIMSSRKASSFSLSKPNSALLKQARKA
- the LOC133697744 gene encoding uncharacterized protein LOC133697744 isoform X1, which codes for MDCFVGKKKSDQCEQGLRGLTEKVRLFQEEMEAMMYEREKETRAYEIDMMVFAFKEAEWKQERKKLKEELKRLRKAVEEKDERIRVMEDRSVGEKSEKNGEFLGTPSFLVEQMREERVWRDEAVDKWKKLYLAIKAELDDLIQSTHRGDGLYRRAEEEMIEELRMEVKAKEGCIKELKARLVFVENEEYSRAREVDILRQSLKIMSSRKASSFSLSKPNSALLKQARKA